CAGCCTGGCTGCTTGTCGATAGCCGAGCGAACTCGGGTGCGGGGTTGACAAGAGTTTGGTGCGATCGGCTTGTATAGCGACAATGCGTCACGTTCGTGGGGGCCGAAAATGCCGGAAACATTCGGTGCATAGTCGGATTTGGGGATTTCATCTGCAGTCTCCGCTTGGTTAGGCTGCGGTGGTGAGTATTTTCTTGAACAATGGTTCGACAGCGCCGATGCGCGAATGGGTGCGGCTGGCCGACGCGCCAATGGTGTTGCTTGCCGACGACACGACCGTGCTGCAGGCCAGCGCATCCGTCGGCGATCTGTTGCAACTGCCACCTGGCGGCTTGATGGACCGCCGGTTTTCCGATGTGGTGGCACCCTCCCGGCTCCAGCACTTCGCCCAGGTCTGGAATGCACTTGATGACGGCAAAGCGGTCGAGTGCGATCTTTCGCTGATGCGTGGCAAGGCCGAAAAGCCGGTGCGGCTTCGTCTGACGCGCATCGGCAATGGCGAAACCATCGTCGAAATTCGCAAGCCGCATTTCCAGGCCGCTGCCAGCCGGCAACTGGCGGCGGCCATGCGCGCCATCAGCGACGGCATGCTGGTGGTCGACGCCCAGGCGGATATCGTGGAGCTGATGCCGCCGGCCGAGCGACTGCTCGGCTGGTCGCGGCAGGAGGCGCTGGGGCGTCCTCACGATCAGGTTCTGAGGCTGATGACGGCGGACGGCGAGCCTCTGGAAAGTCCGATTCTGTGGGCATTGAGCGAGCGCTCTGCAAGGCACGTCACCGAAGATTGCGTCATCCTGGCCCGCGACGGCCGGAAACTGATCGCACGATTGACGATCGCCTGCGTGTTCGGCAATGACGGGGTCGAGGGCGCGATGTGTGCGATTACCGACCTGACCGACCAGACACTATTGTCCGACGAACTCGACTATCGCGCTTCTCACGATTCGCTGACCGGCCTGCTGAACCGCGAGGAGTTCGAGCGGCGGGTGAAGCAGGCAGCCCGTGAGGTACAGGCCTCGCGGGCACGCTATGTGGTCTGCTTCATCGATCTGGATCAGTTCAAGATCATCAACGACACGCTGGGGCACGCGGCGGGCGACGAGTTGCTGCGGCAGGTCAGCGCGATCCTGCGCGGACAGCTGCGCCTGACCGATGTGTTGGCCCGTCTCGGCGGCGACGAATATGGCGTCCTGCTGCGGCACTGCGACCTGCAGCGTGCACGCACCGTCGTCGACGAACTGCTCGGCAGCATCCGCGCCTTCCGCTTCGCCTGGGGCGAGCAGACCCTTTCGATCACCTGCAGCATCGGCGTCTCGGTATTGGCGGCCGGCGAGAGCGCGGTGTCGTTCACCCTGTCGCAGGTCGATTCGGCGTGCTTTGCGGCCAAGGAGGCGGGGCGTGACCGCGCGCGATTTGCCGGTGACAGCGACGAGGTGGAGCAACGCTACACCGAGATGGACATGGTGGGCCGGATCGCCAGCTCGCTGGAGCAGGACCGCTTCATGCTGATGGCCGAGGATGTGGTCAGCGTCAGCGATCCGACGCGGGTCGTCTACCGTGAGCTGTTGGTGCGCCTGCGGGGTGAAGACGGCAAGCTGGTGCCGCCTTCCCGGTTCATCCCGCCCGCCGAGCATTACTTTCTGATGAGTTCGATCGACCGTTGGGTCCTGCGCACGACCTTGGACGGGCTCGCGGCACGCGAGGACGACGGCATCATCTATGCCTTGAATGTCTCCGGTCAGTCCATCGGTGATGAGAAATTTCTCGAATTCGCCGGTGCCGCGATCCGCTCCAGCGGGATCGATCCGCGGCGCCTGTGCATGGAGATCACCGAGACCGCAGCGGTGTCACGCCTCACCGATGCCGTGCACTTCATCCGTGAGCTTTCGAATCTCGGTGTGCATTTCGCGCTCGATGATTTCGGCGCGGGCATGGCCTCGTTCTCCTACCTCAAGAATCTGCCGGTGGACTTCCTCAAGATCGACGGCAGCTTCGTGCGCTCGGTCGATGAAAGCCGGGTCGATCGCGGCATGGTCGAGGCGATCAACCGAATCGGGCACGAAATGAATCTCAAGGTGATCGCCGAGCACGTCGAGCATGAAGGTGTGCTCGAGATTCTGAAGCACATCGGCGTCGACTACGCGCAAGGCTGGTTCGTCGCACCCAGCGCGCCATTCTAGCCAGCACCGGCGCGGTCCACGCGCAGCGCGTGCGGCGGCAACAGGCTCTAAACTGTCGGCATGTCGAATGTTCGCGTGCTGTTGTCCGCTGTTCTGCTTCTGGGTGCCGCCCAGGCGCAGGCCGGCGTGCTGGTCTACGATTCGGCGGGTGTCGATGTCGAACGCATCCGTGGCGAGCAGCGCGAGCCGCTGACCGCCAGCACCGACATCAAGAGCGGTGATGCCCTGAGCCTGGGCCCGCAGTCGCGCGCCCGATTGGAGTTCGCCCGCCACGGTTTCATCGATCTCGGATCCGATGCGCTGGTGCTGTTCGACCGGCTGCCGTTCGCCAGCTACGACGACGACCTGCGCACCGTGTTCCGCCTGCGTCAGGGCTATCTTCGAGTGGTCTGGAAGCATCCGCAGATTTCCACCAGCTGGCCGATTTACATCTACATGGGCGATCAGCGGCTGACGCTCGGCAGCGGCGAATACTTCTTCGAGAACCTCAACGGTCGGCAGGTGGTCTGCGTGGCCAGCGGCCAAGCCAAGGTGACCGAAGGCGAGGTCTACGACACCCTGGTGCCGCAGGCCTGCTACCGGCTCAACAAGGGTCTGCAGCCGGTCCGTATCCTGCGCGACAGCGACGACTGGGTGGCAATGCGCACCGCCTTCGGCGTGGTCGGCCTGCCCGGCGTGCAGGTGGCTTCGGCGCCAGCAGTTCAGGCCCCGGAGCCGCGGCGGGCCGAGCCGCAGGCAGGCGCCCGTTCCGGGCCCGTGGTGTCGGCGCCCGAGCGATCACCGAGTCCGGCGGCGCAGGCTGCGCCGCCAGGGACTGCGCCGATCGTCGCGCCGCCGCGTCGGCAGCCGGCTCCAGCAGCGGCTACCGCGCCGGCTCCGCCCAATCCTGCGCCGGTGGCGACGAATTCCGGCGGTCCCTGGGCGCTGAGCGTCATCGCGTTTCGTGACCGCGAAAAGTCCGAAGCCCAGGCCGTTCGTTTGCGCGGCGGAGGCTATCCGGCAGAGGTGCGCGCCGCCGAGGTCAAGGGCGCGCTGTGGTACCGCGTGATCGTGCCGGGTTTCGCCTCGGCCGAGCAGGCGAAACGTCTGTCGGCCGAGGTCGAACAGCGTTTCGGCTTCAAGAACACCTGGCCGGTCCGGCGCGGCGGCTGACACCGGCCAGTTCGGCGGCTACGGCGCATCGAGTCGGTGAATCCGCCCATGGCTGCTGGCGGCCAGCGGTGAGGCCGTCGCCAACCAGTCCAGCATCGCATCCAGATCCGAGCCGGCGACGGTCACGTCGGCGCCTGCGGTCAGCATTTCGAAGCCATCGCCGCCGCCGGCCAGGAAATTGTTGACCGTGACGCGATACGACTGGTCCGGCTCGATCGTGTTTCCGTCGAGGCTGATGCTGTCCGCATCGATGCGCTGACCGATGGGGCGGCGCCCGTCCCAGGCATAGCTGAATCCCGCTGAAACCTGCAGCAGCGCGCTTTCGGCGCCGAGGTTCCACTGCGATTCCAGCAGCCGATGAATCTGTGCGCCGCTGAGCGTCATCGTCACCAGATTGTTGCCGAACGGCTGCGCGGTGAACACCTCGCCCCAGGTGATGGGGGTGCCCTGCGCGCTGTACGGGCCATAGCCGAGGTCGGCGCGGATGCCGCCGGGATTCATCAACGCGATCTGAGCGCCCTGCATGCGCGTGGCCGCCAGTTGCGCATCGGCGATCACATCACCCAGGGCGCTCTCACCGTGTGCATTCACCTGCCGCGAAACCATGCCGTCCGCGCGTCCGACCACGCGATTCGCCAGTGGCGCGGCCAGGGCCTCGTACTGCGCGGCGATGGCGGTGACCACCGGGTCCGGCGTGAACGCCGGCCACTGTGGCGCCTCGGGCACCGGCTGGTTGATCACCGGCAGATTGCGGGCGCTGGCGCTGATCACCTCGCCGCTGGCGCGATCCACGAGCAGATCGATGTCGCTGATAACGCGGCCGTACGACGCGGCGCTGGTCAGCAGGCGGCCATCGACCCGGCAGTTGTAGGCCTGATGCGTGTGGCCGCTGATGACCACGTCGATCGCCGGATCGAGCCGTTGCAGGATGCCCACCGCCGGACCGGACAGGCCTTCGCAGGCATCGAAGCCGCCCTGCTTGTAGCCGCCCTCGTGCAGCAGCAGCACGATCGCCTCCACCCCTTGAGCGCGGATCTCCGGGACCAGCGCATTGGCGGTGTCGGCTTCGTCGTGAAATTCGAGGCCGGCGATCCCGCTGGCGGTCACCATGGCCGGTGTGCCTTTCAATACCTCGCCGATGAACGCCACGCCGATCGAGCGGCCGTCCACCTGAAAGCGCTTGATCAGGTAGGGCGGGAAGGCCGGCGTGTCCGATGCCTGTTCGGTCACATTCGCACCGAGATAGCGGAAACGGGCACCGGTGAACGGACCCTTGACACAGGATTCGGTGCCCGGCGCGCCGGGTCCGCCGCAGCCGCCGTTCTGGAGGCGGCGAAGCTCGTCGATGCCCTGGTCGAACTCGTGATTGCCGACGGCGCTGTATTCCAGCCCGAGCGCGTTGAGCGCCTCGATGCTCGGTTCCTGGCGAAACAGTGCCGCCGTCGGCGGTGAGGCGCTGATCAGATCGCCGGCGGCCACCACCACGTTCAACGGGTTCTGCGCCCTGAGTTCGGAAACGGCGCCGGCGAGATAGGCGACCCCGCCGGTCGGCAGCCTCAGCGTGGCCGAGGCATCGGCGGGGTCCGGAACTTCCAGCCCGCGGCCCGGCGGTGCCAGGTTGCCGTGAAAATCGTTGAACGCGATCAGCTTGATCGTTGCGGTCTGCGTCGGCGCGGGCGGCGTACTCGCGCAGGCGGCGAGCAGCAAGGTCGCAAACGCGGTGAAGACGAGACCGGCGCGGTACGGCAGGAGGGTGGACGGGTTCAAGGGCAGGCTCCGATGACTGAAAG
This region of Banduia mediterranea genomic DNA includes:
- a CDS encoding EAL domain-containing protein, which encodes MSIFLNNGSTAPMREWVRLADAPMVLLADDTTVLQASASVGDLLQLPPGGLMDRRFSDVVAPSRLQHFAQVWNALDDGKAVECDLSLMRGKAEKPVRLRLTRIGNGETIVEIRKPHFQAAASRQLAAAMRAISDGMLVVDAQADIVELMPPAERLLGWSRQEALGRPHDQVLRLMTADGEPLESPILWALSERSARHVTEDCVILARDGRKLIARLTIACVFGNDGVEGAMCAITDLTDQTLLSDELDYRASHDSLTGLLNREEFERRVKQAAREVQASRARYVVCFIDLDQFKIINDTLGHAAGDELLRQVSAILRGQLRLTDVLARLGGDEYGVLLRHCDLQRARTVVDELLGSIRAFRFAWGEQTLSITCSIGVSVLAAGESAVSFTLSQVDSACFAAKEAGRDRARFAGDSDEVEQRYTEMDMVGRIASSLEQDRFMLMAEDVVSVSDPTRVVYRELLVRLRGEDGKLVPPSRFIPPAEHYFLMSSIDRWVLRTTLDGLAAREDDGIIYALNVSGQSIGDEKFLEFAGAAIRSSGIDPRRLCMEITETAAVSRLTDAVHFIRELSNLGVHFALDDFGAGMASFSYLKNLPVDFLKIDGSFVRSVDESRVDRGMVEAINRIGHEMNLKVIAEHVEHEGVLEILKHIGVDYAQGWFVAPSAPF
- a CDS encoding SPOR domain-containing protein translates to MSNVRVLLSAVLLLGAAQAQAGVLVYDSAGVDVERIRGEQREPLTASTDIKSGDALSLGPQSRARLEFARHGFIDLGSDALVLFDRLPFASYDDDLRTVFRLRQGYLRVVWKHPQISTSWPIYIYMGDQRLTLGSGEYFFENLNGRQVVCVASGQAKVTEGEVYDTLVPQACYRLNKGLQPVRILRDSDDWVAMRTAFGVVGLPGVQVASAPAVQAPEPRRAEPQAGARSGPVVSAPERSPSPAAQAAPPGTAPIVAPPRRQPAPAAATAPAPPNPAPVATNSGGPWALSVIAFRDREKSEAQAVRLRGGGYPAEVRAAEVKGALWYRVIVPGFASAEQAKRLSAEVEQRFGFKNTWPVRRGG
- a CDS encoding bifunctional metallophosphatase/5'-nucleotidase: MNPSTLLPYRAGLVFTAFATLLLAACASTPPAPTQTATIKLIAFNDFHGNLAPPGRGLEVPDPADASATLRLPTGGVAYLAGAVSELRAQNPLNVVVAAGDLISASPPTAALFRQEPSIEALNALGLEYSAVGNHEFDQGIDELRRLQNGGCGGPGAPGTESCVKGPFTGARFRYLGANVTEQASDTPAFPPYLIKRFQVDGRSIGVAFIGEVLKGTPAMVTASGIAGLEFHDEADTANALVPEIRAQGVEAIVLLLHEGGYKQGGFDACEGLSGPAVGILQRLDPAIDVVISGHTHQAYNCRVDGRLLTSAASYGRVISDIDLLVDRASGEVISASARNLPVINQPVPEAPQWPAFTPDPVVTAIAAQYEALAAPLANRVVGRADGMVSRQVNAHGESALGDVIADAQLAATRMQGAQIALMNPGGIRADLGYGPYSAQGTPITWGEVFTAQPFGNNLVTMTLSGAQIHRLLESQWNLGAESALLQVSAGFSYAWDGRRPIGQRIDADSISLDGNTIEPDQSYRVTVNNFLAGGGDGFEMLTAGADVTVAGSDLDAMLDWLATASPLAASSHGRIHRLDAP